actaAACAGGTAAACCggtaatgttattttaaattaaaaaaaaatggaatgcAAAAAAATGGAATACAAAATTAAAGACTTATCATAACTGATAATAAGTAACTGCCAAAGATATTAACATATCATAAtggaaacaatttaaaaaaaccttcaaaaaaagtagaatagtctttagatttttttttattatccacTGAATATCAATGTCTTCTTCTTCAGTTGCTGTTGTTACATCGTAACTATTGCAATCTTCGTAGGAATCTGTAAAAGGAATAAGAAAACATCTGATTATACatttatgcatttaaaattgTAATGCGTCATGtccaaataaattatttattacaagttatataaaacttaactAGCTTAACTTAAAACattgtgaatatatatataatatataatataatagaaacaactcaataaaactttttaaaagctcAACAgaagctaaataaaaaataatcatacctgacgtattttttatttttataagtttgaaaCACTGCCAATTCTCACCAGGTTCAACTCTATCTCTTATTAACTTTAATGCATTCATTTTAGATAGTGGCCACATAACTAGTTTCCCACGCACCCACGTGGAAGGCAAAACACCTTTTTCTTCgcaatttttttctaaccaAACAGCTTGGTGATATGACATTTTGCTAAAAGTAAATTcctttaaaaacttcttttatatattgatttgtgtgtgtatatatataaatttttttttacaacccatgccttaactaaaaaatatactaaGAGAGGTTATTATTAAAGGCTAggaaacttttcaaaaaataaacatatatatttactacTTTTATCAATTTCATATCGGTTTTGCTATCAAAGTAAAAGCTATTaggaaaatgaaacaaaaatgatattaacattaaaaaaaaaggataattcACTCATAATATAGTATaactctaaatatataaatctatagTATAAATTTACAAGATGAAATACCAAatacaaatcttaaaaaaataaaaagcaataattcTTTCTCTAAATAAGAAGCCTTAGAATGTTATACATAGCTAGtgcaaattaaagaaaattcaGTCTTATAGCTAAGCCTCATATACTAAGAAATAtcttcattaaattaaaaaaactttcaacactataataagtaataaattagtgtaataactttaaaatattagtcttgtttatgtatatgtatttattttccataatttatctcaaaactaaaatacGATCTCTCCTGtttcttaaatgatttttaaatttgactaaCTTAACAATCTTTTGAATGAAGAAGAGGCATCAACACAAACCCATCATTACATGGAAGCTTCATAGCCTTTTTCTTAATTTCTGTAAActtcacttttttaattttagtatgcTTATGATGACCGCTCACAAAATAAATGTCTATTAGGTCAGATAAGCAGGGCTCAATGAAAAATGGATGTAAATTAGCAAAATTGAATATATAACACAGACATAAATCTTGTTGAACTTCAAAAACTTCTGCAAATTGGCCATTTTTTAGTTGTACAAACAAATCTCTATATGCTATTGATAATTTAAGGTTTggttttgttgcatttttaatttcagataatttattagcattttcATATTCTTGAATTCTTTTTGCTACTTGTACAGCAGGATTTGAAGGATCTCTCAcatatctctttattttttgGAGATAATTTTCAAAAGGAAATGCACTGAATTCATCGAGTGGTGAATCAAAGAACTCCACATCATCACCAATGTGCAGTAAATGatgaatattataaacaacaaaatcaCTACCATATAACTGCTGAGAACTCTCAACAAAATGTCTAAGCAAATCTTTGGCATAGGTCAACATGTTATTTCTTCTCTCTTTTGAAGATGTGAGTAGAATTGATACCCCAACAGATAATGTTAGAAAATGTTTGTATAGCTCAGAATTCAATATTCCTTTTAAGACAACAGGTCTTGTATATAACAAGAATTGCCGGAACTCTGTAGCTTCCCATCTATCAAGTTCCAATAAAGATCTAGGGCGCCTGACAAACTCAATTGGTATGCATTTTCTTAAACCcaaaaggttttcaaaaatttgcaaTATGTTATTGCTGCTTAATTTCGCCTTTCTATTACCTTTTCTCAAAGCTTGCAGAACACGACGTACAACACCTAAGCAGATCAAATGCATACATTAAAGCAATCAGTAGAAACAAATATGGCTCATTTGTTAATAGACATACCCACAGCAAGACAATTGAGAATTaaccaaaattgttttttagaagATCTTTATAACGAATAATGCAGGAGATTCCAATTCAAAACAACTATTtacatctttaataatttttctatacttttgCATATACTCTGCTTTTGCATATACTCTGCCTGTGAAGTCATTTGAATGAACCTAAAGGAGAGCCTTTAATTTGAGTATTCAAATACTtgatattcaaatatatttttgtaaataaaataaaaatatttaaattaaatatttaaattagaaaatattttttatttaaaatatataaatataaaaataattattgaacaACTCGTAATTCAAACATTTGTCcattatacaaataatttttaaaatgaaaacccACAGAAAGcttcgaaaaaaattttaagaatttttatataggGTACAACACCCAGTGTTTGCTATGCAACCTAGGCTTTGCCACTTGATCTTTAAATAAATCTATTGtctttagttttaaagttaGGATCATCAAACTTTTGCCATATATTAAGCGGTCATTGCTccaaactgaaaaaagtttgacaatcttaaattttaaattaaaggcaCTAGATTCATTTAAAGATCAAGTTGCGAAGACTAGGTCAGATGGTGAATACTGGGTGTTTTACCCTAGCCTTTATatggaaaaatgaaaatatatttttgtatggATTATATTATGTGTGACATTATtttgctttgtttaaaaaaaaaacactattgaatatttaaattgtttataaatattaataaatttaatagtttaccTTACGAGCCAATAGCAACCAGGGTGGCAGCATTTGATCCCCCAAccacaattatttaaataaaggttgcttttttcaaattttttatttcagaattgTTTATGATAACACAAGAACAAACGCTCACATgttctatttaataaattgattgaaaagaaatttttaagaatCAAATACTAGAATATTATAAATCATTAGAAAGCCCTCAAATACGTAGTTCAAAGGTGAAACAATTATGAAAATTGgacaattataaaaagttatgacgtttttagtagcaaatttttgatatatggatttctTGATATAACTGTggtgaaaacaatatttttttaaacagaaattgttataactttgtcaattcttatttaaatatctttaacttggtatcaaaagataggtgtaaaaAAGGGCTATAATTTCAAACTAGTTTCTAGGTAAAGGGGGCTTCagtgtttctaaaaaaaaaatgacaaaaaaaatgtttgcctaactgttcttaaaaaaaataacactggaaatccacttaaaaaaaattggaaaaacgAAAagttaggtaccaaaagtgctaAACTGATTAAACTATCTgctacataatatttttcaatgaaatttggtaGGTTCaaagaaaatgcatgtaaaaacttattcaaaaaatcaaaaaaagcgGAACAAAGAGTCCTTCAACAAGAATTTAACAAGTAAACATCAAACTATTTTtcatagaaacaaaaaaaatcttttctggAAACTATAGaactaatttttcatttttgtttcataCTTTTGACGTTATAATGTTATGTTACAATATTCCTAggttataaaatgaaatttaaaataataaacaaaatacataataatcaaaaagaaaatttaaaagtataaaaactgaACGTACCttaggtttatttttttctaggttCTTAAAGGtagatatttcatttaaaaatattttctttttattaaagtcaGAAATAAGGAAACCAAAGAAATTTACAATTATTCAAATGACCTTAAAGAAAGcatgcaaaaaatttataaatgtcaTTAGAATATATACTaatcacatttttttacatattatgttgcgtttgaaaaaaaatactttataaaatattgtttaattaaaatgtgtTGTCTAAAAACACCACTTTATCAACacacttatttgaaaaaaaaaatttaaaaaaacaataatggtttttatttaatttgttttccaGCAAGAAAAAATCCtcttaactttttgttttttttaatgaaatcgAATTCGATTAATTTAAggtacatttaaacatttaggtTAAACATTAACCCTATACAGGCTCAGAATAAACAGAAATATGAGCAATCTGATTCGCTGATTTTAAAAGAGAGGCAAGTGcgtatttgttgaaaaatatatttaatagtagatataatagaaataaatttcatagtaatGATTAACTAAGTTTATCAATACAAGTTTTGTATtaggaaatttattttattttagtactcTTCAGAGTATTTAAAAGGCATCAAAATCTAGTGATTTTTCACTcgtaaaaatctcaaaatttcaataaagtttacCTTGATGATGGAGGTTTTAtctgttgttaatttaaagaaatggaaaaaagatttatgtgtTGAAGTAAATTcgaaaagatttataaatgcATTTCTCGTAAAATATGTTCTTGGCCTTGAAGCATGCtcaaatacaaagtttatatactGTGGTTTGAGACTACTTGTGAAGTACTTTTGCCTATAAAGATTATATGCAGTTTTACCAAACTACTGGTgaagaactttatttataaattgatttatattttaattataataagagTTGAAcattagagtttttaaataaagaaaatttttactgATTTCAAAACTAGCTTACATGTTCCATGTCAATATATGAGCTCTGAGGAGATTTTGTTTTCGTGTTTTGTTTCAACTATAGTTTTAAGGAgacagatttatttttttattacacaaCTCTAATAAAACATCGTCTTAAACCatttaacactttttgaaaattgaaatatttaacttgAATTTGCATGTGTGCAATTTTGAAAGATTTCTAAATGTGTTTCTCGTCAAATGTAATGTCCATGTTCTATAAAAGATGatcaatacaaagtttatatgcATATGCAGTTCAGACTACTGGTAAAGTACTTAAATTatgcaaagtttaaattttaagctGAGATGGAGGTTGTTCTAAACTCTTTACTGCATCTTTATACCAActtgttaattataaatatttaaacatttaaatttttggaaaaagaaaatttttacagATGTTTTATCAAACTAGCTTATATGTTCCATGTAAATCTATGAACTCTGAAGAAGTTACTGTTTAacctaaattttgaaaaggCTGATAAGGTGtatgtcaatatttttattcccttaactttaataaaacatcattCTTAAACCTTCAAACActttgtgaaaaattaaaaaaaggttggtcgcgtattttaacttatataaaagtaggataaaaattttatattaataatctattggaaaatttaacaaaaaa
This portion of the Hydra vulgaris chromosome 13, alternate assembly HydraT2T_AEP genome encodes:
- the LOC136090044 gene encoding uncharacterized protein LOC136090044 isoform X2, with translation MSYHQAVWLEKNCEEKGVLPSTWVRGKLVMWPLSKMNALKLIRDRVEPGENWQCFKLIKIKNTSDSYEDCNSYDVTTATEEEDIDIQWIIKKNLKTILLFLKVMKKLILMLMQK
- the LOC136090044 gene encoding uncharacterized protein LOC136090044 isoform X1 translates to MSYHQAVWLEKNCEEKGVLPSTWVRGKLVMWPLSKMNALKLIRDRVEPGENWQCFKLIKIKNTSDSYEDCNSYDVTTATEEEDIDIQWIIKKNLKTILLFLKVMKKLILMLMQKVRRVTI